The following DNA comes from Candidatus Tanganyikabacteria bacterium.
GCGCCCCGCGGGATCGGTCAGCGCCTTCACGCGCGCGTAGCGCTGCCGGTCGTAGATCTCCCAGAAGCGCGCCTGGGAGTAGGTGTTGCGCGAGATGAGGGCCTTGAGACCCGCGAGCTCGTACAGCTTGTCTTCGAGCGTCGTGTAGAGGTCCACCCCGGGCCGGCTGTTGGGAAGCCCGTAGATCGCGCAGTCGATGAACAAACGGTCCGGGATGCGGCTGCTGAACCCACTGTCCAGAAAGGGGTACGGCTCCGCGATGCGGTACGGCACGATCCAGAGCGGGAAGTACTTCATTTCCCGCTCGTACCAGCGGAAGAACTCCTCGTAGCGCGACGCCGGAATGAAGCAGTCGAGGACCACGTCGGGAAGCCTTCCGCGCTGCAGCAGCGGAGCGAACCGGTGCGCCAGCGAGAGCAACCGCGTGGACGAGAGGATCTGCCGGCCCAGCAGCCGCCGCAGCACCCGTAGCTCCATCCCGGGAATCTTGCGGCTCAGCCAGTGGCAGTCGGCATCGTACCGGAAGAAGTAGTCGAAGATGGGGATGTAGTCTTCTCCCCTGGCCCAGGTGCTCTTGTAGAAGATGTCCACCTGGTCGTACCGGTGCGTGTACGGCGCCTCGTCGACCATGGTGCCCAGGCAGATGACGAACCTGTTTCGCCCGTGGATGATGGCGTCCACGAAGTCGTGGCGACCCTCCTCGCAAAAGGCGAGCAGCGACCGGTAGAACTCCCCGAAATCGCTGAACTTGGGGTAGCTCATCCTGACGAAGGGCCTGGCCGGGATGAGCGGAAAGTCGATGCGCGTGAGGATGCCGAGGCTCCCGTAGGAGCCGTGGATCATGCCGAAGACCTCGGCGTTGTCGGTCCGGGTGCACTCGAGAACCCGCCCGTCGCCCGTGACGATTTCGTAGGCCAGGGCGCTGTCATGGAAGCCTCCGTACCGGAAGGACATGGACTCGACCGAACAGCCGGCGACCGCGCCGCCCACCGTGATGGTCTTGAGCTCCGGGACGAGGCGCGGGATGAGCGAATGTTGCAGGGTCGCCGCCACCAGGTCGGCGAAGGGGACTCCCGGCTCGACCGAGCAGGTCCTGCTCTCGGGATCCACCGCGAGGATCTCGGCGAGGTCCCGCAGGTTCACCTTCCGGTCGCCGCGCCGCGCGTCGGCGGCCAGGGGCATCATGTGCGAGACGCCGCCTTTTTGCAGCGACAGCCTGCCCTCGTGCTCCTGCTCGAGGAAGCGGGCAATCGCCGCGACTTTCTCGGCGTGTCGGGCCATGGGCATGGATCGTCGCTCCCTTCGCTGCGCGCGCGGACCTAACCATCGCTCGCCGCGACGGTCATGTCCAAGTCGCGCCGTCCGACGAGGCGCGTCCTGGAAGATTTGGTCTAATAACGCCAGGTGTCCGAATCCCTCCAAGCCCTTGCAGACGCCTGCATCCATTGCGGCCTCTGCCTCGACGCATGCCCCACATACGCCGAACTGGGGGCCGAGCCCGACTCCCCGCGAGGCCGGATCTACTTCATGCGCGCCCTGCTCGAGGGTCGCGTGGCGCCCACGCCGGACGTCACCGCCCACCTCGACTCCTGCCTCGGCTGCCGCGCTTGCGAGACGGCCTGCCCGAGCGGCGTGCGCTACGGGCACCTGCTCGAGGGGATGCGGTCCCGCACGGGCGAAGCGGCCGGCGCGGGCCTGCGCCAGCGCTTCTGGCGGTGGGTCGTGCGGCGCGTGCTTCCCGACCGGCGCCGCTTCCGGCTGCTGACGCTGCCGGCGCGCCTGGCGGCCCGCACCGATCACCACTGGCTGCCCGCGGCGCTGCGACGGTCCATTGCCATGTTCCCGCCCTCCGCGTGGGGCGGGCCTTCGCTGCGATCCGAGTACCCGGGATTGGGCCCCGTGCGCCGCGGCCGGGCAGGCTTCCTGGCCGGCTGCGCCATGCCCGTCCTGTATCCCCAGGTCAACGCCGCCTCGGTCTCCCTCCTGGCACAGGCTGGGTACGACGTCGTCGTGCCACCGGAAGCGGGATGCTGCGGAGCTTTGCAGGCTCATGACGGGGATCTCGAAGGCGCAGAGCGAAGAGCGGCCCTGCTGCGCGGGCATTACTCCGACTGCGATATCGTGGTGACAAACTCGGCGGGGTGCGGCGCCGCCATGAAGAGCTATCCGCAACCTTTTGCAGGTAAGGTGCGCGACCTCTCGGAAGCGCTCCTCGCGGCGGATTGGCGCTCGCCGGCACTGCTGGCCCGGCCGGATGGGTCGCCGCTGCGAGTCGCGTACCACGACCCCTGCCATCTATCGCATGGACAGGGCGTCCGGGTGGCACCTCGCGAGCTGTTGCAGCGTTCCGGCGCCATTCTGGTCGGCGTGGCCGAAGCCGACTACTGTTGCGGCGGTGCGGGTTCCTACACGCTGTTGCAGCCCGACCTGTCGGATCGGTTGATGGACCGCAAGGTGACCGGCCTGCTGGCCGAAGCGCCCGACCTGGTCGTCAGCGCCAACCCTTCATGCCTCATGCAGATCCGCCGCGGCCTCGCCGCCCGCGGCCTGCAACTTCCCGTCCGTCATCTCGCCGAAGTGCTCGCGGCGACCTCGTCGGCCTGATCCCGCAAGTAGCGCCTGGTCTCGCTGACCAGCCCTTCCAGGATTCGCGCCTCGAGCCAGCCGCTCAGCCATCCCGGCCCGGCCCACCCCGGGTCCACCAGGGCGTCGTACGTGGCGCGAGAGCGCCCGGCCGAGACGTCCCTCGCGACGAGCGAGGCTTCGAAGCGCCGGATGGTCCCGTCGAGGCGGCGCCACCGGATCCTTTCCCCGGCGGTGCTCGTCTCGGCCACGAGCCACCGCGACCCGATCGGCCAGGGGAACTCTATCTCGATGTGGCTGATCGAGCGGCCGGGGGAACGCTCGCGCACCTCCGCCCGCTTGATCGCGGGATAGATCAGCGGGTAGCGGCTCACGTCGGAGAGGATGCGGACCACCCGCGCGGCCGGAGCGTCCAGATCGGCCGTGAGGGCGATGCGCCCCGGATCGGCCTGCGCTCCGCCCGCGGCCAGCAGGGCCGCCGCTGCCAGCCACACCATGCCTCCACTTTCGCCCCGCGGGAGGCGGCGGGCCCCGTCGGTATCGACGAAAGGGGTTATTCGCGCGAGAGAAACATGGCGTCGCCGAAGCTGAAGAAGCGGTACCTGGCGGCTACGGCCGCGGCATAGGCCGCCAGGACGCGGTCCCCCCCGCCCAGGCCGGCATGCTCGGCGAAGGCCGCAACGAGCATGAGGAGCGTGCTGCGCGGCAAGTGAAAGTTGGTGACCAAAGCATCCACGACCCGGAACTCGAACCCCGGGCGGATGAAGAGATCGGTTGCCCCCCGGCCGGGCGAGACCCCGCCTCCCGGTCCGGCCGCGGCCTCGAGTGTCCGCACGACGGTCGTGCCGACGGCGACCACCCGGCCGCCGGCCGCCCGGGCGGCCGCGATCGCCCGCGCAGCGGCCTCCGGTACCTCGTAGCGCTCGGCATGCATCCGGTGGAGGGACACGTCTTCCACCTGCACGGGGCGGAACGTCCCGGGGCCCACGTGCAGCGTGACGCGGGCCAACCCGACTCCGCGTCCGGCCAGTTCGGCCAGGAGCAATCCGGTGAAGTGCAGGCCCGCGGTCGGAGCCGCGATGGCGCCGGGCCTCTCCGCGAAGACGGTCTGGTATCGCGTCTCATCCTCGGGCGTCTGATGGATGTAAGGCGGGAGCGGCAACCGGCCCCGCGTCGCCATGAGTGCCGCGGGATCGGCCTCGAAGCACAGGATGCGCTCGCCGTCGGGCCCCAGGCCCGTCACGGTCGCCGTCGTCTCGCCGAACGCGACCGCGGCGCCTTCCCTGAGCTTGCGCCCGGGCCGCACCAGGGCGCTCCACGTCCGCGCGCCGACTTCCTCGATCAGCAGCACTTCGGCCCGCCCCCCGCCGGGCAGGGTCCCGAAGAGGCGCGCCGGCAGGACCCGGGTATCGTTGACGACGAGGAGGTCGCCCGGGCGCAGGAGATCGCGCAGGTCGCGGAAAGCCAGGTGGCGCAGTTGCGGACCGCAAAGCGCGAGCAGGCGGCTCTCGTCCCTGCGGGCAGCGGGTTGCTGCGCGATGAGCTCCTCGGGGAGGGAGTAGTCGAAGTCCGAAAGCCGCATCATGCGGAGAATTGTAGGTTGAATTGCAGCTTCGTGAAGGCCCGCTCAGCGGTACGCGGCGGTCTGCGCCGAAGCCTGCGCAAGCTGGACCCCGGGATAGTAATGGGCCAGGATCTGCGCGTAGTTGTAGCCCATCGTGCCCATTCCGCGCGCGCCCCACTGGGAGAGACCGAGGCCGTGCCCGTGGCCCCGTCCCGCGAAGGCGAACGCCACGATCCGCCCGCCATCCTCGACCGGCGCGACGTTGAACAGGCTGGATTTGAGTCCCGTGGCCCAGCGGAAGCGCTCGCCCGACACAATCTTGACGCCCTGGGTACCGCGGACGGCGAGCGTCTTGACGCGACCCGAGTAGCCTCGCTCGCGCGGTTCGATGGCGACGACGTCGCCGATCGCGACGCCCAGCTTGCCCAGGGCGTTGCGCAAGGCGGCCGCCGAAAGCTGGGATTGCCAGACGTAGCTGGGCGCCTCCTGGTCGAAGTCCGGCACCGGCAGCAGGTAGGGGATGCTCCGCCCGCCCCACACTGTCTCGGCGCTGTCGGTGTACCCGCCCGCAGCCGAGCAGTAGAACGCCGGAATGGGCGCGCCGTTGAAGAGCAGGACTTCGCCCCGGGTCGCGTCCACCGCGTAGTTGGTCTCCGGCCGCTCCTTGGCGGCGCCCCCGTACACCTGGTGGTCCGTGGTGGGCTTGAGGTCGTAGCCGCGCGACGCCATGTCGCCGAGCTTGGCGAGGGTGTACGAGCGAGCCGCGACGGCCTGGGCCTTGAGAGCCTCGAGCGGCCATTTCGACGGCATCTCGGCGGGGACGACGCCGTAGAGGTACTGCTCCAGGGGTACTTCGTTGACGGCGACCAGTCCCGGCCGGATCTCGAGCAAGCCGCGATACCACTTCGATCCGATGTAGACCAGCGGCACCTCGGCGGCGCCGCCGATCAATGGGATGACGCGCACCGGACCCGAGAACGAGAGCGTCTTGCCGGCAACCGAAAGGGACAATTGGCGTCCGGCGGACCGTGCCGCCCACGCCTCGCGGGGCCGGACAGAGCCAACGGCCACGCCCGTCTCGCTCACGATCGCCGCCTCGCTGGCGCTCGAGAACGTGAAGCTGCCCACGCCGTCGAGGATGCCGATGCGGACCGCCCGGTTCATGGCGGCGGCCGGCGGCGCGATATGCAATGCGGCCGCGAGCATGAACAGCGTGACGAGGGCCCTGCGCATAGGCTGTCTTTACCCGACCTCCACTTCAGCCTACCAGCGGTCCGGCGAGCCGCGCTGTGCCCGCCGCGACAAAAGTGTCAGGGCGTCGGCGGCCCGAGGCGGCCCGGCGGCCAGAACCGCACGGTGGCCTTGCCGATGATGTTCTTGACGGGCAGGAAGCCCCAGACATGGCTGTCCATGCTGTTGTTGCGGTTGTCGCCCATCACGAAGACGTGGCCCGGCGGAACCTCTCGCGGGGGCATCTCGTAGTCGGGCGGCTCCAGCTCGTACGGCTCGCTTTGCGCCTTGCCGTTGACGAAGACCTTGCCGTCGCTGACGCCGATGCGCTCCCCGGGCAGCGCCACGACGCGCTTGATGAAGGCGTTGCCCGACTTCCCGAACTCGCTGTCCTTGGGCGGGTAGAACACCACGATGTCCCCGCGGTGGGGCTCCGAGAAGTGATAGCTGATCTTCTCGACGATGAGCCGATCGCCCTTCTCCAGCGTCGGGAGCATCGAGTCGGACGGGATGTAACGCGCCTCGGCGACCGTGGCGCGGACGAGCAGGGCAAGCCCGATGGCGACCGCGAACGTCTCGATCGTCTCGCGGGCTTTGGACTTGGGTCGATCCTTCCGGAAGAAATTCATCTCACTGAAGCCGACTCCGATTCTAGCACAGGGGTTTCGAAAGGCTGCGGTAGCGTCGTCACGCTGCTTTGAGCGGTACGGCCAGCCCCAGTGCGACATAGCCCCAAGCCAGGAGCAGCCCGCCGGCCAAGAGCCAGACGAGTTGCACGGCGACCCCGGCCGACTGGCCGCGAGCCCGCACGGCATAGGCCGCCGAGCAGCCACAGGCGAGGAGAAGCGCGACGCACGCGGGAAGGGGAACCTGGCTTGCCGCCAGGCCGAATGCAGCGGTCGCGCCTGCGAACACCGCGAAAGGCAGGGCCCACGTGTTCAGGCGGTACGCAAGTTCGGCGACGATCGGCTGGTTCATCACGAAGAAGCGGGCGGTCTTGCGCGAGTTCAGCGCGGAGGAGAACCGGTACAGGCCGGCCAGCAGCCACGTGGCCAGCGCGAAGGTGAGGAAGGAGCCCGCCAGGATCGCGCCCGTCGCCGTCAGGGTCGCCCAGACGGCCGTGCCCGGCACCGCCGTGTCCCAGGGGAAGAAGAACTGCGCCGCGACCGTGGCCAGTGCGGCCACCATGCCCAGGATGCGTGTTCCGAACTCGCTCTCCAGCCACCAGAACATCCCGAGCAGCGGCCAGCAGAAGAGCGCCCACGCCGGCGTCTCGCCCAGCGCGAGCCCGCCGAACAGGGCGCCGCCCGAGCCCAGGAAGGCGAGGCCCAAGGCGATGCCGGCGAAACGGTCGTGGAAGCGCTGGGGCGCGATCAACTTCCAGCCGTAGATCGCCAGGGCCGCCAGGCAGGACATGGCCACCAGGTCGCTGAAGTAGCCGGCGAAGTCCGACCAGGTCATGTCCGGGCAGTGCTCCCCACCAGGGCGAAGACCGCCACCGACTCCCGGCGGCCCTTGATGGCCACCTGCCCGAGATCGCGGACCTCGAAGCCGGCTGCCAGGCGCCCGCGCGTGGCCCCCGACACCAGGATATCGGTGTGGAAGGTCTTGTTGAGTTCCTCGAGGCGGCACGCGAGATTGACCGGATCGCCGATGACCGTGCGGTCTCGCCGGGCAGGGCAGCCTATTTCCCCGATGATGGCTTCGCCCGACGAAATGCCGATGCGGACCTTCACGGGGCGCTTGCCCTGGTTAAGGCGTTCCACCTGCAACGCCTCGAGGGCCGCGACCATCCGCAGCGCGGCGCGCGCCGCCGCCCGGGCGGCCTCGTCGGCGGCCGCGGGGTCGGAAGTGGCCCACACCACCATCATGGCGTCTCCGATGTACTTGTCGACGCTGCCGCCTTCCCGAAAGACTTCGTCGGCCATGACCGTGAAGGACTCGTTGAGCACGGCCACCACTTCGTGAGGCGGCAATCGCTCGGCCATCGCCGAGAAGCCTTCCAGGTCCGCGAAGAGCACCGTGACCTGGCACGCTTCGACCACAGCTTGCTCGGTGGCCCTGGCGGCCTGGCCAAACAGCTTCATTAGAGCCTCCTCGGGGGGGTGCCGCCCCCCCGAGCCCCCCCGCCGTGCCATCCGTGACGGTTCGCCGGGCATCCCTGCCCGGCGTGGGGCGCTTCCGAGTGTGTCGCCTCGGCCGGCGGGCAACGCATGTCTCGATTATACGCGCGGCGCCCCGGCGGGCGCGGCATCGCTCAGATGCCGAGGTTGAACGACAGCGCCAGGCCGACGCCCCGCATGCTCTGCGGCAGACTCTCCCCGAAGCCGCTGTCGAACTTGAGCGCCGAGAGATCGGGCTCGATGCCGCCGGCCAGATCGATGCGGCTGAAGCCGAGATCCAGGCCGACTCCCGCCCCGACCAGGCTGGCCTTGCCGCCTATCTGCGTGCCCAGGCGCCCGTAGAGCATCGAGGCGAAATGCGCGGACGCCCCGAGGTTGAGGGAGGGGCGCCCGAGATAGTTGCTCGACGCCGGGCCGTCGAATGATTCGGCCACTTCGGCCGAGAGCCCGAAACCGCCGGCGCGCGTCCCCTGCTCCCAGCCCACGCCGAGGCGAATGCCCAGCGGCTCCGTGTAGCTGAAATTGGTGCTCTCGCTCTTGACTTCCCTGAAGCTGAGCGCGGCGCTGCCAGACGCCACGTTGGCGTAGGTGATCTTCTGGCCCGGCCAGTAGGTCGGAGCGTTCTGCAGCATCGCGGCCACCGTGAACCCGCCCGGGAGCGGCGCGCTGGCCCCGAAATCCAGGGAGACGCCGACGGGGCCCGGGACGTGCGAGACCAGCGAGACCTCGTAGGCCTTGAGGAAGTCGCTCGCGGCCTCCGTGACCACGGACGAGCTGCCAGGATTCGAGGCGAAGTTGTCGAGCGCGGAGTTGAGCTTGGCGACGGGATCCTTGAGGCGGAACGTGTTGATCATCTCCAGGCGGCCCGGGAACCCCGCCTGCACGCCCGGCAGGGCCGAACCCAGGACCGAGGAGAGCGGGTTGACGCCCACCAGGCCGCTGGTGGTGTGGATCCTGGCGGTCGCGCCGACCAGCACCGACTGGCTGGCCAGCAGCGAGGCCACGCCCGGGATGACCGAGAGCGGCATCTGGTAGCTCAGCGCATTCGTCAGGTAGGCGCCCTCGTCGACGCCCAGCGTCAGCGAAGCCCCGTCGTTGCCCAGCAGCGGCGCGAGGCCGTCGTTGAGCTTGGTCTTGATGGTCTTGACGCGGTCGGGCAGCGCCGAGACATCCAGCGTGCCGTCCTGCACCTCCTTGTTGAGCTTGATGAGCTCCCGGGCCATCTCGGCATCCACCTTCAAGATGCCGTCGGCGGCCGACAGGAGCTGCGGAGCGGTCACGAAGAAGTTGACGCCGGGCAGCCGGACGTAGTTGCGGTAGGCGAATGCGTACTCGTGCGGCCGGGCGGGGACGTCGACCTGGATGTCCTTGGAGGCGACCGGATCGAAGTAGGTCCGCTTGAAACCCTGGTGCCCGCCCCAGGGGTAGGTGATGCCCAGTATCCCCGCATCGCCCCGCAGGTAGCCTCGCATCTCGTCGGGCAGCTTGGGCATGGCGAGCGACGGCGGATCGCCCGGATTGAGGTTCTTCTTGATGGCCTCGTCCATCCCGAGCTGGAAGCTCTGGAGCGCGCCGATGCCCTTGACGAACGTGGCGAAGTTGCCCGTGGGCTCGGTCTGTATGGCTCCCCAGATATCGCCGACCGCGACCGCGTTGTTGCCCAGGAGCAGGCCCACGTCGCTGCCGAGGTAGAAGTAGCCGCGCGCGTTGGTCAGGTTGGCCGGGTTGAAGTACGGGGAGTTGGCGTCGACCGACCGCGTCAGGAAGGTCCCGCCCAGGCCCATCGTGGCCGCGTCGTACGGCTCGGCGGCGAGGGCGGGCGCCTGGAATGCCAGGATCGCGGCGAGGAATGCGACGGCGCGTCTCATCACTGGGCATCCCCCTGGCACTTGCCGCCGGCATCGGGCACGCAGAAGAAGCGGAACCGCTTGGAGTCCGTGGGCGCGCTGATCTTCCCGATGCCGAACGAGATGCGCTTGCCGTCCGAGTTGACCGTCAGGACCGTCCAGATGTAGTTGCCCGCCGGAAGCGGCGCCACGGACCCGTCGGCCGAACGCGTCGCGTCCGTCGGGGCGAACACCGCGAGCTCCTTGATGTTCTTCATCTGGCTCACGATTTCGCCCGAGAAGCCCTGGAGGTCGCTCTTGGTGCCATAAGTCGCTCCCAGGCTATGGGACGCCTCCTCGAGGAACGCCGAGTAGACCGGGTCGATGCCCAGGGAACTCGACGCGTTGCGGCGGCCGACGACCAGGAAGTACCCATAGCTCTCGCTGGCGTCCCGGCTGGGCATGGTGCCCCACTTGAACTCGGGCTTGCCCCCGGTGACCACGGCGTCGTCCTTGGCCGCGGCACCCTTCTGCAACGTGGTGAACCACTCGATGCTGCCGGTGCCCGGGCTCGCCACGGCCGGCTGATCGACGACCGAGGCGACCGGCTGCACCACCGTGGAGCGCGTGCCGCTGCTTGTCACCAGCGTGTAGCGGTACTTGACCCCCGCGGACACCTTCTCGTCCTTGAAGAGCGACTCGCCGGCCGCGACGGTGAAGACGCTCTTGGACGCGGCCGCTCCGCCCGTCTCGCGCTCGATCTGCGTGACGGTGCCGCCCTGGGGGTTCCAGATGACGACCGCCACCACCTTCTGCTCGGCCCCCAGCGGCAGGAGCGAGAACGAACGCGTGATGACCGCGTTCTGGAAGCCCTTCTGCAGGAGGGGCACGGTGACGTAGGTGGCGCAGCCGGCGGCCAGCAGGGCCGAGAAGTACGCGGCAGCAACGGTAAATCGCAAGATTGGCGCCTCCCGGGCTTCGAAACGCCGGACCCGACCAAGGGGTTGCCTGGACTGGCGAATTATACCATCGGGGTTTTTCGTCGCCGTTGCGCCTTGACTGTTCAGGAATCTTCACGGTTCGAGCGGGCGGGTGCGCGGCGCCCCATGGTACGATCGGGGGCACGGAGGTTTGATTTGATCGCGAACAGCCCCGCGTTCGCCCATCCCGCTGAGCAAGAGTTCGCTCGCCTCCTGGATTTCTATGGGGTTCCATGGCAGTACGAGCCCCACACCTTCGCCCTGACGCGCAAACCGGACGGAGAGCTCGCGTCGGCATTTGCGCCGGACTTCTACCTGCCGCGAGAGGACGTCTACGTCGAGCTCACGACGATGTCCCCGCGCCAGCTTTCGCGCAAGCACCGGAAACTGCGCCTCTTCCGGGCCGCGTACCCGCACCTGCGGATCCAGCTCTGGAATCGGCGGCAGATCCAGTCCCTGTTGGCCAAGTACGGTATTCCCCTCGCCAAGGCGGCAGGCAACGAGTGACGGACGTGAACAGCGAAACGACCATGCAGCAGTTCGCCCAGGCCCCCGAGTCCCCGCTCCTGGGCCATATCGAGCACAAGCTCATCAGCGAGCAGGAAATCGCCGACCGGGTCATGATGCTCGGCTCCCAGATCTCCCAGGACTATCACGGCCTCGATCTGCTGATGGTGGGCGTCCTGCGCGGTGTGGCCGTGTTCATCGGCGACCTGGTGCGCGCCGTGACGGTCCCCATGGAAGTGGACTTCATCGCGATATCCAGTTACGG
Coding sequences within:
- a CDS encoding FAD-binding oxidoreductase codes for the protein MPMARHAEKVAAIARFLEQEHEGRLSLQKGGVSHMMPLAADARRGDRKVNLRDLAEILAVDPESRTCSVEPGVPFADLVAATLQHSLIPRLVPELKTITVGGAVAGCSVESMSFRYGGFHDSALAYEIVTGDGRVLECTRTDNAEVFGMIHGSYGSLGILTRIDFPLIPARPFVRMSYPKFSDFGEFYRSLLAFCEEGRHDFVDAIIHGRNRFVICLGTMVDEAPYTHRYDQVDIFYKSTWARGEDYIPIFDYFFRYDADCHWLSRKIPGMELRVLRRLLGRQILSSTRLLSLAHRFAPLLQRGRLPDVVLDCFIPASRYEEFFRWYEREMKYFPLWIVPYRIAEPYPFLDSGFSSRIPDRLFIDCAIYGLPNSRPGVDLYTTLEDKLYELAGLKALISRNTYSQARFWEIYDRQRYARVKALTDPAGRFRDIYEKVHCRG
- a CDS encoding 4Fe-4S dicluster domain-containing protein, with amino-acid sequence MSESLQALADACIHCGLCLDACPTYAELGAEPDSPRGRIYFMRALLEGRVAPTPDVTAHLDSCLGCRACETACPSGVRYGHLLEGMRSRTGEAAGAGLRQRFWRWVVRRVLPDRRRFRLLTLPARLAARTDHHWLPAALRRSIAMFPPSAWGGPSLRSEYPGLGPVRRGRAGFLAGCAMPVLYPQVNAASVSLLAQAGYDVVVPPEAGCCGALQAHDGDLEGAERRAALLRGHYSDCDIVVTNSAGCGAAMKSYPQPFAGKVRDLSEALLAADWRSPALLARPDGSPLRVAYHDPCHLSHGQGVRVAPRELLQRSGAILVGVAEADYCCGGAGSYTLLQPDLSDRLMDRKVTGLLAEAPDLVVSANPSCLMQIRRGLAARGLQLPVRHLAEVLAATSSA
- a CDS encoding SRPBCC family protein, translated to MVWLAAAALLAAGGAQADPGRIALTADLDAPAARVVRILSDVSRYPLIYPAIKRAEVRERSPGRSISHIEIEFPWPIGSRWLVAETSTAGERIRWRRLDGTIRRFEASLVARDVSAGRSRATYDALVDPGWAGPGWLSGWLEARILEGLVSETRRYLRDQADEVAASTSAR
- the queA gene encoding tRNA preQ1(34) S-adenosylmethionine ribosyltransferase-isomerase QueA translates to MRLSDFDYSLPEELIAQQPAARRDESRLLALCGPQLRHLAFRDLRDLLRPGDLLVVNDTRVLPARLFGTLPGGGRAEVLLIEEVGARTWSALVRPGRKLREGAAVAFGETTATVTGLGPDGERILCFEADPAALMATRGRLPLPPYIHQTPEDETRYQTVFAERPGAIAAPTAGLHFTGLLLAELAGRGVGLARVTLHVGPGTFRPVQVEDVSLHRMHAERYEVPEAAARAIAAARAAGGRVVAVGTTVVRTLEAAAGPGGGVSPGRGATDLFIRPGFEFRVVDALVTNFHLPRSTLLMLVAAFAEHAGLGGGDRVLAAYAAAVAARYRFFSFGDAMFLSRE
- a CDS encoding SpoIID/LytB domain-containing protein produces the protein MRRALVTLFMLAAALHIAPPAAAMNRAVRIGILDGVGSFTFSSASEAAIVSETGVAVGSVRPREAWAARSAGRQLSLSVAGKTLSFSGPVRVIPLIGGAAEVPLVYIGSKWYRGLLEIRPGLVAVNEVPLEQYLYGVVPAEMPSKWPLEALKAQAVAARSYTLAKLGDMASRGYDLKPTTDHQVYGGAAKERPETNYAVDATRGEVLLFNGAPIPAFYCSAAGGYTDSAETVWGGRSIPYLLPVPDFDQEAPSYVWQSQLSAAALRNALGKLGVAIGDVVAIEPRERGYSGRVKTLAVRGTQGVKIVSGERFRWATGLKSSLFNVAPVEDGGRIVAFAFAGRGHGHGLGLSQWGARGMGTMGYNYAQILAHYYPGVQLAQASAQTAAYR
- the lepB gene encoding signal peptidase I, producing MNFFRKDRPKSKARETIETFAVAIGLALLVRATVAEARYIPSDSMLPTLEKGDRLIVEKISYHFSEPHRGDIVVFYPPKDSEFGKSGNAFIKRVVALPGERIGVSDGKVFVNGKAQSEPYELEPPDYEMPPREVPPGHVFVMGDNRNNSMDSHVWGFLPVKNIIGKATVRFWPPGRLGPPTP
- a CDS encoding adenylate/guanylate cyclase domain-containing protein, translated to MKLFGQAARATEQAVVEACQVTVLFADLEGFSAMAERLPPHEVVAVLNESFTVMADEVFREGGSVDKYIGDAMMVVWATSDPAAADEAARAAARAALRMVAALEALQVERLNQGKRPVKVRIGISSGEAIIGEIGCPARRDRTVIGDPVNLACRLEELNKTFHTDILVSGATRGRLAAGFEVRDLGQVAIKGRRESVAVFALVGSTART